In Amia ocellicauda isolate fAmiCal2 chromosome 5, fAmiCal2.hap1, whole genome shotgun sequence, a genomic segment contains:
- the LOC136749179 gene encoding uncharacterized protein LOC136749179 isoform X2, with amino-acid sequence MGILGILVLLMLMLAAIAIKRALAKASGSASASQDNGGNFRMREVQTTPLASDNVYTYHSYFQPAVTSNNVNVHGNVDEDSTDSSETSDSSCPWETRNLSRNDSSDAGRALGSAGTDQIGDYVNVSEQGWIDREDYVNMLEEQGPEEGGAPEWDQKGEDDYVNVKPPLESEDSGEEGDEEGADGDSSEEQDDPENDDDDVQYTQVVFK; translated from the exons ATGGGGATCTTAGGAATCCTGGTTTTGCTCATGTTAATGCTGGCTGCAATAGCAATTAAAAGAGCGCTGGCCAAAGCATCTG GGTCTGCAAGCGCTTCCCAGGACAACGGGGGCAACTTTCGGATGAGAGAAGTCCAGACCACCCCATTGGCCAGTGACAATGTGTACACGTACCACTCCTACTTCCAGCCTGCCGTCACCTCCAACAATGTCAACGTCCACGGCAATG TCGATGAAGACTCCACCGACAGCTCAGAAACGTCAGACAGCTCA TGTCCTTGGGAGACCAGGAACCTGTCTAGAAACGACAGCTCGGACGCCGGACGGGCCCTGGGGAGCGCCGGCACTGACCAAATCGGCGACTACGTGAACGTGTCCGAACAGGGGTGGATCGACCGGGAGGACTACGTGAACATGCTGGAAGAGCAAGGGCCGGAGGAAGGAGGAGCTCCTGAGTGGGATCAGAAAGGAGAGGATGACTATGTGAATGTGAAGCCCCCCCTGGAGAGCGAGGACAGTGGGGAAGAGGGGGACGAGGAAGGTGCGGACGGTGACAGCAGCGAGGAGCAGGACGACCCTGAGAACGACGATGACGACGTACAGTACACACAAGTCGTCTTCAAGTAG
- the kiss1 gene encoding metastasis-suppressor KiSS-1, with amino-acid sequence MLLLLLPLITLMVTAQPGQARSERPQAHQAIASGHRRDLTVQDVLRELGTMSPPGLSSTQSPASRETPSALARLLFGAGLSRRGWQAHERTQPPAEKREKNLSSYNWNSFGLRYGKRQTAHLAPHGDGASDCTD; translated from the exons atgctgctgctgctgctgccactgATCACGCTGATGGTGACGGCCCAGCCAGGACAGGCCCGTTCTGAGCGCCCGCAGGCCCACCAGGCCATCGCTTCAG GGCACAGGAGAGACCTCACAGTGCAGGATGTCCTGAGGGAACTGGGCACCATGTCTCCACCAGGGTTGAGCTCCACCCAGAGTCCGGCCTCCAGAGAGACCCCCTCCGCGCTGGCCAGGCTGCTGTTTGGGGCCGGGCTCTCCAGGAGGGGCTGGCAGGCACACGAGAGGACGCAGCCCCCGGCCGAGAAGCGGGAGAAGAACCTGTCCTCTTACAACTGGAACTCCTTCGGGCTTCGCTACGGGAAACGGCAGACCGCCCACCTGGCCCCGCACGGCGACGGGGCCTCAGACTGCACGGACTGA
- the golt1a gene encoding vesicle transport protein GOT1A produces the protein MIEVTDFQKVGVGLTGFGLFFIMFGVLLYFDSVLLAFGNVLFLSGLAVIIGLRRTFQFFFQRQKLRASTFFLGGVALVLLRWPIIGMAVEAYGFVLLFRSFFPVVFGFLGSFINIPFMNSLFTKLSGSSNTMV, from the exons ATGATCGAGGTCACAGATTTTCAGA AGGTGGGTGTGGGCCTCACGGGGTTCGGCCTCTTCTTTATCATGTTCGGGGTGTTGCTGTACTTTGACTCCGTCCTGTTGGCATTTGGAAAT GTCCTGTTCCTGAGTGGCCTGGCTGTGATCATTGGCctgaggagaaccttccagttCTTCTTCCAGCGGCAGAAGCTCCGAGCCTCCACCTTCTTCCTGGGTGGCGTGGCCTTGGTGCTGCTGCGCTGGCCCATCATCGGCATGGCAGTTGAGGCCTACGGCTTCGTGCTGCTGTTTAG GAGCTTTTTCCCCGTGGTGTTCGGCTTTCTTGGGTCCTTCATAAACATCCCCTTCATGAACTCG ctttTCACTAAGCTTTCAGGAAGCAGTAACACCATGGTCTGA
- the LOC136749179 gene encoding polymeric immunoglobulin receptor isoform X1, translating into MGSLITVCLGLLLSVMVTGLYVSGPDAVTGVEGGTVDIECQYASWLKHYDKIWCFIRSNTLCINRVTTSVGHGTMSLKDDKENRRIHISMTQLKKINEGNYHCEIGRFSVFFKTVKLNIRQVTGPEIVIGTVGGSLSVDCMYSQMLLQSRKCCCKLPHGFCTHPAEVNAGDLKGSVTLQDFTKYRTLTLTINNLAEEDAGKYRFEFDQDEVHEVELKVFAKPGLRVPETVTGMTGDRVEILCEYSQEHMNKEKYWCKWKYGECKKLLTELNNNTELIITDYRHRCTLALSMSSLTEGNGGKYQCIVKDSEGHISKEMELKIVAIRGPDVVNGFSGGSVTIQCQYSDSYKDSNKFWCKVSSYGDCEDLQNIHINYAQRNSFTVFMNNLRQEDTGQYRCGLRNNIRHVFYADIYLNVFPGPSLNSTVRPHTTIPTTRQHTSTKKTQKPTKLENIPYDSTLNTSSKNKDILELIKNHPIAMGILGILVLLMLMLAAIAIKRALAKASGSASASQDNGGNFRMREVQTTPLASDNVYTYHSYFQPAVTSNNVNVHGNVDEDSTDSSETSDSSCPWETRNLSRNDSSDAGRALGSAGTDQIGDYVNVSEQGWIDREDYVNMLEEQGPEEGGAPEWDQKGEDDYVNVKPPLESEDSGEEGDEEGADGDSSEEQDDPENDDDDVQYTQVVFK; encoded by the exons ATGGGGTCCCTTATCACTGTCTGTCTGGGGCTTCTCCTCAGTGTCATGGTCACAG GTCTATATGTTTCTGGCCCAGATGCAGTCACTGGAGTAGAGGGTGGGACTGTGGACATTGAATGTCAGTACGCATCATGGTTAAAGCACTATGATAAGATCTGGTGCTTTATTAGGAGCAACACATTATGTATAAATCGTGTTACTACATCTGTTGGTCATGGTACAATGTCTTTAAAAGATGATAAAGAAAACAGAAGAATACACATATCAATGACCCAGCTGAAGAAGATCAATGAAGGAAACTACCACTGTGAAATTGGAaggtttagtgttttttttaaaaccgTTAAACTGAACATCCGCCAAG TCACAGGTCCTGAGATCGTCATTGGGACAGTCGGTGGATCTTTGTCTGTAGACTGTATGTACAGTCAGATGTTGCTGCAGTCCAGGAAATGCTGTTGTAAACTGCCACATGGGTTCTGCACACATCCAGCTGAAGTGAATGCAGGAGATTTAAAAGGCTCTGTGACTTTGCAGGACTTTACGAAATACAGGACATTAACTCTAACAATAAACAACCTGGCAGAGGAGGATGCAGGGAAGTACAGATTTGAGTTTGACCAAGATGAAGTTCATGAGGTGGAGCTCAAGGTGTTCGCTAAGCCTGGCCTCAGAGTACCTGAGACAGTGACTGGGATGACTGGGGATCGAGTGGAAATCCTGTGTGAATACAGCCAGGAACACATGAACAAGGAGAAGTACTGGTGCAAATGGAAATATGGTGAATGTAAAAAACTGTTAACTGAGCTGAATAATAACACAGAATTGATTATCACTGATTATCGGCACAGATGCACATTGGCATTGTCAATGTCATCGCTGACTGAGGGCAATGGTGGAAAGTACCAGTGTATAGTAAAGGATAGCGAGGGGCATATTAGTAAAGAGATGGAGCTGAAAATTGTTGCAATTAGAGGCCCAGATGTTGTGAATGGATTCTCAGGGGGTTCTGTGACTATACAATGCCAGTATTCTGATAGTTATAAAGATTCAAATAAATTCTGGTGCAAAGTGTCTTCCTATGGAGATTGTGAGGATTTGCagaatattcatattaattatgCCCAAAGAAACTCATTCACTGTTTTCATGAACAACTTGAGACAAGAAGACACAGGGCAATACCGTTGTGGATTAAGGAACAACATTCGGCATGTATTCTATGCTGACATTTATCTCAATGTTTTCCCAG GACCATCTCTCAATTCTACTGTGAGGCCACACACCACCATCCCGACAACCAGACAGCACACCAGTACAAAGAAGACCCAGAAACCAACAAAGTTGGAAAATATCCCTTATGA TTCAACGCTGAACACATCCAGTAAAAACAAGGACATCTTAGAGCTGATTAAAAACCACCCGATTGCAATGGGGATCTTAGGAATCCTGGTTTTGCTCATGTTAATGCTGGCTGCAATAGCAATTAAAAGAGCGCTGGCCAAAGCATCTG GGTCTGCAAGCGCTTCCCAGGACAACGGGGGCAACTTTCGGATGAGAGAAGTCCAGACCACCCCATTGGCCAGTGACAATGTGTACACGTACCACTCCTACTTCCAGCCTGCCGTCACCTCCAACAATGTCAACGTCCACGGCAATG TCGATGAAGACTCCACCGACAGCTCAGAAACGTCAGACAGCTCA TGTCCTTGGGAGACCAGGAACCTGTCTAGAAACGACAGCTCGGACGCCGGACGGGCCCTGGGGAGCGCCGGCACTGACCAAATCGGCGACTACGTGAACGTGTCCGAACAGGGGTGGATCGACCGGGAGGACTACGTGAACATGCTGGAAGAGCAAGGGCCGGAGGAAGGAGGAGCTCCTGAGTGGGATCAGAAAGGAGAGGATGACTATGTGAATGTGAAGCCCCCCCTGGAGAGCGAGGACAGTGGGGAAGAGGGGGACGAGGAAGGTGCGGACGGTGACAGCAGCGAGGAGCAGGACGACCCTGAGAACGACGATGACGACGTACAGTACACACAAGTCGTCTTCAAGTAG